One segment of Arcanobacterium phocae DNA contains the following:
- a CDS encoding energy-coupling factor transporter transmembrane component T family protein: MAKAVLGYIDRPSWLHRLTGTAKLVLVIALVVSAMLTFDARLLIGLSLMSIVLWTVSRIRLRDLKVVLIIIGTFMVLNNLLIFVFAPRYGVSLFGTEHIILTGSGRWVLTWEQLYYQSLVTLKYFAVLPGVLLFITTTPPPECAASLNALGIPYRFAYSISLALRYIPDVQRDYETISTAQQARGLDVSHKAPMRVRAKNLLAVLMPLLFGSLDRIETTSAAMELRGFGSRKGRTWWARRQMKSEDWLIVIGSVALVLLTIWLNRVNGGRFWNPFV; encoded by the coding sequence GTGGCTAAAGCAGTTCTCGGATACATTGACCGCCCTAGCTGGCTACACCGACTCACCGGGACCGCAAAACTTGTGCTCGTTATTGCGCTGGTGGTTTCAGCTATGTTGACCTTTGATGCCCGGCTCCTCATCGGGCTATCACTCATGTCCATCGTGCTGTGGACAGTATCGCGGATCCGGTTACGTGATCTGAAAGTTGTCCTCATTATTATTGGCACTTTTATGGTGCTCAATAATCTCCTGATTTTTGTGTTCGCGCCTCGATATGGCGTATCGCTGTTTGGCACTGAACATATTATTCTGACGGGTTCTGGGCGATGGGTTTTGACCTGGGAGCAACTCTATTATCAAAGCCTTGTGACCTTGAAGTACTTTGCAGTGTTGCCCGGCGTTCTCTTGTTCATCACCACTACTCCACCGCCAGAATGTGCCGCTTCACTCAACGCACTCGGTATTCCTTACCGGTTCGCTTATTCTATTTCACTCGCCTTGCGCTATATTCCAGATGTACAACGTGACTATGAAACAATATCTACCGCCCAGCAGGCCCGCGGTTTAGATGTCTCACACAAGGCTCCGATGCGGGTACGCGCAAAGAACCTGCTTGCAGTTCTTATGCCGCTGCTCTTTGGGTCGCTCGACCGAATCGAAACCACCTCAGCAGCAATGGAACTGCGCGGGTTTGGCAGCAGAAAAGGGCGAACATGGTGGGCACGCCGGCAGATGAAATCAGAAGACTGGCTCATCGTTATAGGAAGCGTTGCACTTGTGCTACTCACGATATGGCTGAACCGGGTTAACGGCGGCAGATTCTGGAACCCGTTCGTTTGA
- a CDS encoding metal ABC transporter ATP-binding protein: MKTKLDPQSSVLDVRDLHVSYGDVHALTGVDFAIGSGKICAIVGMNGSGKSTFFKSIMGLVNYQQGTITIAHSSSLIARKAGKVGYVPQNEEIDTRFPLSVYDVVMMGRYGLMGPRRKPLDADKTAVANALDVVGLTGLENRPIGALSGGQRKRVFVARAVAQGAELMLLDEPFAGVDFTSAAVITELLQRLADRGTTLLVSTHDLSTIPDFADEVALLNRQIVGRGDPQETLRTDNLRRAFTAPAGYYTEKEATK, encoded by the coding sequence ATGAAGACAAAATTAGATCCGCAATCATCGGTGCTCGATGTCCGTGATCTGCACGTGTCATATGGGGACGTACATGCGCTTACTGGAGTTGATTTCGCTATCGGTAGTGGAAAAATTTGCGCGATTGTAGGGATGAATGGTTCTGGAAAGTCCACGTTTTTCAAATCAATTATGGGTCTGGTGAATTATCAACAGGGCACTATCACTATCGCTCATTCCTCCTCGCTTATTGCACGTAAAGCCGGCAAAGTTGGATACGTTCCGCAAAATGAAGAGATTGATACTCGCTTTCCCCTCTCTGTCTATGATGTTGTTATGATGGGTCGCTACGGGCTTATGGGGCCGCGACGCAAGCCTCTAGACGCAGATAAGACGGCGGTCGCAAACGCCCTTGACGTTGTTGGCCTTACCGGACTGGAGAATCGCCCTATCGGTGCGTTATCGGGTGGACAGCGGAAACGTGTATTTGTTGCTCGAGCTGTGGCTCAAGGCGCCGAACTGATGCTTCTCGATGAACCATTTGCTGGTGTCGATTTCACATCTGCAGCGGTTATCACTGAATTACTTCAACGGTTAGCAGATCGCGGTACTACGTTGCTTGTCTCTACCCATGATCTGTCAACAATTCCGGACTTTGCTGACGAAGTTGCGCTTCTTAATCGGCAAATAGTGGGCCGTGGGGATCCACAAGAAACGTTGCGTACCGATAATCTTCGTCGTGCGTTCACTGCGCCGGCGGGCTACTACACCGAGAAGGAGGCAACGAAATGA
- a CDS encoding HD domain-containing protein codes for MSNINWDTVRSSVARVYQQDSSGHGMDHIDRVVSLCQRIIADTDEPVDTDVILMSAYVHDMIDPKVVSDPARARQDLTDFLHSQQLSDSQIAEIFEIIDHMSFAKNLTAHQPLNINGQIVQDADRLDAIGAIGIARAFYYGGKFGDPLYDPARPPRDLNDETQYRVHNTVINHFYEKLFRLTDSLNTPVAQRIGELRNERMRSFVVDFISEWNGKP; via the coding sequence ATGTCTAACATTAACTGGGACACTGTTCGTTCCAGTGTTGCTCGCGTCTATCAACAAGACAGCTCCGGTCACGGCATGGATCACATTGACCGTGTTGTCAGCCTGTGCCAGCGCATTATCGCTGATACCGACGAGCCGGTTGATACCGATGTTATTCTGATGAGTGCATACGTTCATGACATGATCGATCCGAAAGTCGTTTCTGATCCGGCGCGTGCACGTCAGGACCTCACCGATTTTCTACATAGTCAACAGCTGAGCGATAGCCAAATAGCCGAGATCTTCGAGATTATCGACCACATGTCATTCGCTAAAAATCTGACTGCTCACCAACCATTAAATATCAATGGCCAGATTGTCCAAGACGCAGATCGTCTCGATGCTATCGGTGCAATAGGAATCGCCCGCGCGTTCTATTATGGCGGAAAATTCGGCGATCCGCTCTACGATCCAGCGCGTCCACCGCGAGATCTCAATGACGAGACTCAGTATCGTGTGCACAACACTGTTATCAATCACTTTTACGAAAAGCTCTTCCGGCTCACTGACTCTCTTAACACTCCAGTGGCTCAACGCATCGGTGAGCTACGAAACGAACGCATGCGCTCGTTCGTCGTCGATTTTATTTCTGAATGGAACGGGAAGCCCTAA
- a CDS encoding metal ABC transporter permease, which produces MNWLWFYNTFIEMWTHTFMVRGFAVTLLAASVCALLSCWLVLVGWSLMGDALSHAVVPGIVLAYILGAPFSIGAFIAALICVALIAVIRNGSGLKEDTVMGVVFTTMLALGLVLISVFPSHINLQHVIFGDLLGITHADLLQVVVLAPLAAAIVIIKRKDLTLFAFDPVHASAIGLSTKRLSALLLTCLAMTVVVAMQAVGAILIVALLIIPGAIAFLMTESFNRMLWIAPLMSALSVTVGIYASYWYNMASGATVVLVHGIVFAIVYIFSSRGLDITRRVGNLRASRSIQK; this is translated from the coding sequence ATGAATTGGCTATGGTTTTATAACACCTTCATCGAAATGTGGACCCACACATTCATGGTTCGTGGATTTGCGGTGACGCTCCTAGCTGCTTCTGTGTGTGCGTTACTCTCGTGTTGGCTAGTCCTAGTGGGATGGTCGTTGATGGGCGATGCACTTTCGCACGCAGTCGTTCCCGGAATCGTCTTGGCATACATTCTGGGCGCCCCTTTTTCCATTGGAGCATTCATTGCTGCCCTCATCTGCGTGGCATTAATTGCGGTAATTCGCAACGGCTCAGGTCTAAAAGAAGATACGGTGATGGGCGTTGTATTTACGACGATGCTTGCCCTCGGCCTTGTTCTCATTTCCGTATTCCCCAGCCACATTAACCTCCAGCACGTCATTTTTGGCGATTTGCTTGGAATAACACACGCTGACTTGCTCCAAGTGGTTGTGCTTGCACCGCTGGCAGCAGCGATCGTGATTATCAAGCGCAAAGATCTAACGCTATTCGCATTCGACCCAGTGCACGCAAGTGCTATCGGACTATCAACCAAACGGCTCTCCGCCTTGTTGTTGACGTGTCTTGCCATGACAGTTGTGGTGGCTATGCAGGCAGTAGGCGCTATTTTGATTGTGGCTTTGTTGATTATCCCCGGAGCAATTGCCTTCCTTATGACTGAGTCTTTCAATCGAATGTTATGGATCGCGCCATTAATGTCTGCATTGAGTGTGACAGTAGGGATTTACGCCTCATACTGGTACAACATGGCTTCAGGAGCAACAGTTGTGCTGGTTCATGGAATTGTTTTTGCTATTGTTTATATTTTCTCATCGCGCGGTTTAGATATTACGCGGCGTGTGGGCAATCTTAGGGCTTCCCGTTCCATTCAGAAATAA